Proteins encoded together in one Geothermobacter hydrogeniphilus window:
- the tnpA gene encoding IS200/IS605 family transposase, whose translation MSRFRKLTHAIWHCQYHIVWVPKYRFRILEGELAQEVRACIRIFSGQSHCDIVELNIQKDHVHLIIMVPPKVSISELMGRLKGRSAIRILKKHPKLRKKRYWGNHFWAPGYCVDTVGLDAEMIRRYVRYQEQHEKKVEQQQLKF comes from the coding sequence ATGAGTCGTTTTCGAAAATTAACACATGCCATTTGGCACTGCCAGTATCACATCGTCTGGGTACCGAAATATCGCTTCCGGATTCTGGAAGGCGAGTTGGCCCAGGAGGTTCGCGCGTGTATTCGGATATTCAGCGGACAAAGCCACTGCGATATCGTTGAGCTGAATATTCAGAAAGACCATGTTCACCTGATCATCATGGTGCCGCCGAAGGTTTCCATCTCGGAGTTGATGGGGCGCCTGAAGGGTCGTTCGGCGATACGCATTTTAAAGAAACATCCCAAGTTGCGAAAAAAACGCTACTGGGGCAATCATTTTTGGGCGCCCGGCTATTGCGTCGACACGGTCGGTTTGGATGCCGAGATGATCAGGCGCTACGTGCGGTATCAAGAGCAGCACGAGAAGAAAGTGGAACAGCAGCAACTCAAATTTTAA
- a CDS encoding P-loop ATPase, Sll1717 family: MKVVNDLELGFSDAENYRRRENKSLLNRVFIRNHNLDRLCDPSISFLIGEKGTGKTAYAVYLANNDHLDTLSSLRYIRETEYQKFIALKKEKHLGLSDYSSIWKVILYLLLAKQIIEREGGIEFLRRFTKISAIQKAIDEYYHKAFSPEIIQALQFVQESKIAAELIAKYAKVSGEEKDTLTFSEARFQTNLFYIQKGFEDAFRQARLKKNHLLFIDGIDIRPSSIPYEEYMLCIKGLANAVWEVNNDFFPTVKGGGGRMRVTLLIRPDIFQSVGLQNQNTKIRDNSVFLDWRTEYTNHRKSDIFKVIDHLLSSQQDDSLEEGEAWDYYFPWDTPNLMEGFEHHSSFISFLRWSYYRPRDIVTMLSILQEIAKRSGKEKKYLKYAEFDNAEFKRAYSEYLLGEVKDHLTFYYGEEEYNLFLRFFKHLNGKNKFSYSEYLAFYDNFYKSISKSSESVPKFMSTPGDFLQFLYDLNILSYIEYPIGDKPYIRWCFRQRSYGDMNPKVKEGCDYQIFYGLYKALNVGQEFSLK, encoded by the coding sequence ATGAAAGTAGTCAATGACCTGGAGCTTGGGTTCTCTGATGCTGAGAATTATAGACGGCGAGAAAACAAATCTCTGCTAAATAGGGTTTTTATCCGTAACCACAACCTCGATCGTCTATGTGACCCATCTATCTCATTTTTGATTGGCGAGAAAGGCACGGGAAAGACTGCTTATGCGGTTTACCTCGCAAACAATGACCATCTCGATACTCTTTCGAGCCTAAGGTATATTCGGGAAACTGAGTATCAAAAGTTCATTGCATTAAAAAAAGAAAAGCATCTAGGGCTTTCCGATTACTCCAGTATTTGGAAAGTTATTCTCTATCTCCTTCTCGCCAAGCAAATAATAGAGAGGGAGGGAGGCATCGAATTCTTGAGGCGTTTCACAAAGATTAGCGCCATACAAAAAGCCATAGATGAGTACTATCACAAGGCTTTCTCCCCAGAAATAATTCAGGCGCTGCAATTTGTTCAAGAATCCAAAATTGCAGCGGAACTCATAGCAAAGTATGCCAAGGTGTCAGGAGAAGAAAAGGATACTCTAACCTTTTCTGAGGCAAGATTCCAAACAAATCTTTTCTATATTCAAAAAGGCTTCGAAGATGCATTCCGTCAAGCGAGATTGAAAAAAAATCATTTACTGTTTATCGATGGGATAGACATTCGTCCCTCCTCAATACCTTATGAAGAATACATGCTCTGTATAAAAGGACTAGCAAATGCAGTCTGGGAAGTTAACAATGATTTCTTCCCGACGGTTAAAGGCGGTGGTGGTAGGATGCGAGTGACTTTGCTTATCAGACCAGATATATTTCAATCAGTTGGCCTTCAAAATCAAAATACCAAGATTCGTGATAACTCAGTGTTTCTCGATTGGCGAACCGAGTACACGAATCATCGTAAATCGGATATTTTTAAGGTTATTGATCATCTTTTATCGTCACAGCAAGATGATTCTCTCGAAGAAGGTGAGGCTTGGGATTACTATTTTCCGTGGGACACTCCAAATCTCATGGAAGGATTTGAACACCACTCATCATTTATAAGCTTCCTAAGGTGGTCGTACTATCGGCCGCGAGACATAGTTACCATGCTGTCTATATTGCAAGAAATTGCAAAGCGAAGTGGTAAGGAGAAGAAATACTTAAAGTATGCTGAGTTTGATAACGCAGAATTCAAGCGTGCATATTCAGAATATTTGCTTGGAGAGGTAAAAGATCATCTAACTTTTTACTATGGTGAAGAAGAGTACAATCTATTTCTTAGATTTTTTAAGCATCTAAATGGGAAAAATAAGTTCTCGTACAGCGAATATTTAGCGTTCTACGATAATTTTTATAAATCTATATCAAAGAGCAGTGAAAGCGTCCCAAAGTTCATGTCTACACCGGGTGATTTTCTTCAATTTCTCTATGACCTGAACATACTCAGCTATATAGAATATCCAATTGGTGATAAACCATATATACGGTGGTGCTTCAGGCAGCGCAGTTATGGGGATATGAATCCGAAAGTCAAAGAAGGTTGCGATTATCAAATTTTCTACGGACTATACAAGGCACTCAACGTTGGCCAGGAGTTTAGTTTGAAGTAG
- a CDS encoding peptidylprolyl isomerase yields the protein MSEQISQVRFETSMGAFTLELDAEKAPKTVANFLAYVDDGFFAGTVFHRVIDGFMIQGGGLTPDLNQKPGKPPIENEADNGLQNKRGTVAMARTNDPHSATSQFFINVGDNDFLDHTAKNPMGWGYCVFGRVSDGMETIDAIRQVATGNKGMHQDVPKETILIEKVERI from the coding sequence ATGTCCGAACAGATATCCCAGGTCCGTTTCGAGACCTCCATGGGAGCCTTCACCCTGGAACTGGATGCCGAAAAGGCCCCCAAGACCGTCGCCAACTTTCTCGCCTATGTCGATGACGGCTTCTTCGCCGGCACCGTTTTTCACCGCGTCATCGACGGCTTCATGATCCAGGGCGGCGGCCTGACGCCGGATCTGAACCAGAAACCGGGCAAACCGCCGATCGAAAACGAAGCCGACAACGGACTGCAGAACAAGCGCGGCACCGTCGCCATGGCGCGGACCAACGATCCGCACAGCGCCACCAGCCAGTTCTTCATCAACGTCGGCGACAACGACTTCCTCGACCACACCGCCAAGAACCCGATGGGCTGGGGCTACTGCGTCTTCGGCCGGGTCAGTGACGGGATGGAGACCATCGATGCCATCCGCCAGGTCGCGACCGGCAACAAGGGGATGCACCAGGATGTCCCGAAGGAGACGATCCTGATCGAAAAGGTCGAGCGGATCTGA
- a CDS encoding class I SAM-dependent rRNA methyltransferase, translating into MALRTLKVGAETARMLQLGHPWVIADRYTAAWPASLHPGQLARLQAPDGGLLGTALLEPGARVVARLLDRDLVDPGAGWFSRRLQAAEQLRERFLDLDRTDAFRLVNGEGDGLPGLTVDRYRDWLVVQFYTPAWQPYLKPLLAALEKTWRPAGIYLKQRPQQTRNLKQQFGSEEQLVELVAGKPAPEKLTVREHGLRYLVRLNAGLHTGLFLDQRDNRRRFGRWCRDRKVLNLFCFTGAFSVAAVAAGAAGVTSVDASRHYLDWVRDNAELNGQSPQQHELLCGDCRKVLKRLARENRLFDLVFVDPPSFSTTRKGKFSSRGGTAEIIAALLAVLKPGGLVMACSNHQKMEIADYLKELRRGGLDAGRNLKVIDQRGQGGDFPYPVGFPEGRYLKVVTLVAD; encoded by the coding sequence ATGGCCCTCAGGACATTGAAGGTTGGAGCGGAAACAGCGCGCATGCTGCAGCTCGGTCACCCCTGGGTGATCGCCGATCGTTACACCGCCGCCTGGCCCGCGTCCCTGCACCCCGGACAGCTTGCCCGGCTGCAGGCCCCGGATGGTGGACTGCTCGGGACGGCGCTGCTGGAACCCGGCGCGCGGGTGGTTGCCCGGCTGCTCGATCGGGATCTTGTCGATCCCGGAGCGGGCTGGTTTTCGCGGCGGCTGCAGGCAGCCGAACAGCTGCGGGAGAGGTTTCTCGATCTCGACCGCACCGACGCTTTCCGGCTGGTCAACGGCGAAGGGGATGGACTGCCGGGGCTGACCGTGGACCGCTACCGGGACTGGCTGGTGGTGCAGTTCTACACCCCCGCCTGGCAGCCGTATCTGAAACCGCTGCTCGCCGCCCTGGAAAAGACCTGGCGTCCGGCCGGCATCTACCTGAAGCAGCGGCCGCAGCAGACCCGCAACCTGAAACAGCAGTTCGGCAGCGAGGAGCAGCTGGTTGAACTGGTTGCCGGGAAACCGGCCCCCGAGAAGCTGACGGTGCGGGAACACGGGCTGCGATACCTGGTGCGGCTCAACGCCGGGCTGCACACCGGACTGTTTCTCGATCAGCGCGACAACCGGCGCCGTTTCGGCCGCTGGTGCCGGGACCGCAAGGTCCTCAACCTGTTCTGCTTTACCGGTGCCTTTTCGGTGGCCGCCGTCGCCGCCGGCGCGGCCGGGGTGACCAGCGTCGATGCCTCGCGGCACTATCTCGACTGGGTCCGCGACAATGCCGAACTCAACGGCCAGTCGCCGCAGCAGCATGAGCTGCTCTGCGGGGACTGCCGCAAGGTTCTGAAACGCCTCGCCCGTGAAAATCGTCTTTTTGACCTGGTCTTCGTCGACCCGCCGAGTTTTTCCACCACCCGGAAGGGAAAGTTCTCCTCGCGCGGCGGCACCGCCGAGATCATCGCCGCCCTGCTCGCGGTGCTGAAGCCGGGAGGGCTGGTGATGGCCTGTTCCAATCATCAGAAAATGGAGATTGCCGACTATCTCAAGGAACTGCGGCGGGGTGGACTGGACGCCGGGCGGAACCTGAAGGTGATCGATCAGCGCGGGCAGGGAGGGGATTTCCCCTATCCGGTCGGGTTTCCGGAGGGGCGGTATCTGAAAGTCGTCACGCTGGTCGCTGACTAG
- a CDS encoding permease encodes MDQLLQTLNEIGRDLGREFLYILPYLAIGVLFEAVIRTMKWHVKIRHALTRFGAWSIVLATLLGTISPLCACATLPLVISLMLAGLPLAPAMALLVTSPLMSPASYAMLSGMLGIGWANTVVVCAVLLGLFAGYVTLLLRNHGFSDDELFRQALPEGNFHDPDYPVEELRCDCGKQLSHKVDRCTHNKFLVFLAKFWEGSIKIGKFALLGMLIEVLAGFFIPNGWIEGLLAGQGIAPIFTITFAALPLHMPQVTAASMIFGYFLPDPGQAIPLARGPGIAMLVGGPVTALPVMGVFISMFRKRVLALYLAICISGTLVLALSWRLLGG; translated from the coding sequence GTGGATCAGTTGCTCCAGACCCTGAATGAGATCGGTCGTGACCTGGGCCGTGAATTTCTCTATATCCTGCCTTATCTGGCGATCGGGGTGCTGTTCGAGGCCGTGATCCGCACCATGAAATGGCATGTCAAAATCCGCCACGCGCTGACCCGCTTCGGGGCCTGGTCAATTGTCCTGGCGACCCTGCTCGGCACCATCAGTCCGTTGTGTGCCTGCGCCACCCTGCCGCTGGTGATTTCCCTGATGCTGGCCGGTCTGCCGCTGGCTCCGGCGATGGCGCTGCTGGTCACATCGCCCCTGATGAGTCCGGCGTCCTACGCGATGTTGTCGGGCATGCTCGGCATCGGTTGGGCGAACACGGTTGTGGTCTGCGCCGTGCTGCTCGGCCTGTTTGCCGGTTATGTGACCCTGCTGCTGCGCAACCATGGTTTCAGCGATGATGAGCTGTTCCGCCAGGCTTTGCCGGAGGGTAATTTTCACGACCCGGATTACCCGGTGGAAGAGTTGCGCTGTGATTGCGGCAAGCAGCTCTCGCACAAGGTCGACCGCTGCACCCACAACAAGTTTCTGGTTTTTCTCGCCAAGTTCTGGGAAGGGAGTATCAAGATCGGCAAGTTCGCCCTGCTGGGCATGCTGATCGAGGTGCTGGCCGGATTCTTCATTCCCAACGGCTGGATCGAAGGCCTGCTTGCCGGCCAGGGAATCGCCCCGATCTTCACCATCACCTTCGCCGCCCTGCCGCTGCACATGCCGCAGGTGACCGCCGCCTCGATGATCTTCGGTTATTTCCTGCCCGATCCGGGCCAGGCCATCCCCCTCGCCAGGGGGCCGGGGATCGCCATGCTGGTCGGCGGTCCGGTGACCGCTCTGCCGGTCATGGGGGTCTTCATCTCGATGTTCAGGAAACGGGTGCTGGCTCTCTACCTGGCGATCTGCATCAGCGGCACCCTGGTCCTGGCATTGAGCTGGCGGTTGCTCGGCGGTTGA
- a CDS encoding class I SAM-dependent methyltransferase → MAKDFKTRVREQFSRTADGYIHDKGFAGGADLEAALNLLQPGSDDTLLDVACGGGHTAMFFAPHVRSVVASDLTMQMLKKAQEFLSEEGRVDNVTFREADAEDLPFPAGSFTALTCRIAPHHFADVPRALKEFHRVLRRHVGRMVIIDTLLPDDPEIAEFYQAMEQMRDPTHVRAYTEPEWVQMVSDALFDVKHTAIFPKTHDFPEWSRRSGLDAAGVKRLNQFFIDAPDKIHDYFQIETFAGEVESYTDRKLLIYATRIDKK, encoded by the coding sequence ATGGCAAAGGATTTCAAAACCAGGGTGCGGGAACAGTTTTCGCGTACCGCGGATGGTTATATTCACGACAAGGGGTTTGCCGGCGGCGCGGACCTGGAAGCGGCCCTCAACCTGCTGCAGCCGGGCAGCGACGACACCCTGCTCGATGTCGCCTGCGGCGGTGGCCACACGGCGATGTTTTTCGCCCCGCATGTCCGCTCGGTGGTCGCTTCCGACCTGACCATGCAGATGCTGAAAAAGGCCCAGGAATTTCTCAGCGAGGAGGGCCGGGTCGACAATGTCACCTTTCGGGAAGCCGATGCCGAGGACCTGCCCTTCCCGGCCGGGTCCTTCACCGCCCTGACCTGCCGCATCGCCCCCCACCATTTCGCCGACGTCCCCCGCGCCCTCAAGGAATTTCACCGGGTGCTGCGCCGTCATGTCGGGCGGATGGTGATCATCGATACGCTGTTGCCGGACGACCCGGAAATCGCCGAATTCTACCAGGCCATGGAACAGATGCGCGACCCGACCCATGTCCGCGCCTACACCGAACCGGAATGGGTGCAGATGGTCAGCGACGCGCTGTTCGATGTCAAGCACACCGCCATCTTTCCCAAGACCCACGACTTCCCCGAGTGGTCCCGCCGTTCCGGCCTTGATGCCGCCGGCGTCAAGCGCCTCAACCAGTTCTTCATCGATGCCCCGGACAAGATCCACGACTATTTCCAGATCGAAACCTTCGCCGGAGAGGTCGAATCCTACACCGACCGCAAGCTGCTGATCTACGCGACCCGGATTGATAAGAAGTAG
- a CDS encoding citrate (Si)-synthase: MSTLKEVLRKKIDEHRPRTVKLIKECGDVSLGEVTIAQAIGGARGVKCLVTDISYLDPMEGIRFRGKTIPETFAALPKVPGSDYPYVEGFWYMLMTGDVPTMEQTLEVVEDWKKRSQVPEYVIDVLRAMPRDSHPMTMFSTAVLAMQRDSIFAKNYREGKFNKMTCWEDMYEDATNLMAKLAPIAAYIYRMKYKGDTHIDADPNLDMGGNFARMMGVDAPYDDVARMYFILHSDHESGNVSAHTTHLVASALSDAYYSYSAGLNGLAGPLHGLANQEVLGWTQDFMAKLGGEVPTKEQLEKALWDTLNSGQVIPGYGHAVLRKTDPRYSSQREFCLKTEGLKDYPLFKLVSMIYEVAPGVLQEHGKAKNPWPNVDAQSGVIQWYYGVTEYDFYTVLFGVGRAIGCLANITWDRALGYAIERPKSVTTAMLEDAAGIK, encoded by the coding sequence ATGTCCACGTTGAAAGAAGTCCTGCGCAAGAAGATCGATGAGCATCGTCCGCGTACCGTCAAGCTGATCAAGGAATGCGGTGATGTCAGTCTCGGTGAGGTCACCATTGCCCAGGCGATCGGCGGCGCCCGCGGTGTCAAGTGCCTGGTGACCGACATTTCCTATCTTGACCCGATGGAAGGCATCCGTTTCCGTGGCAAGACCATCCCCGAGACCTTCGCCGCTCTGCCGAAGGTTCCGGGTTCCGATTATCCCTATGTCGAGGGATTCTGGTACATGCTGATGACCGGCGACGTGCCGACCATGGAGCAGACCCTCGAAGTGGTTGAGGACTGGAAGAAGCGTTCCCAGGTTCCCGAGTATGTCATCGACGTGCTGCGCGCCATGCCGCGTGACTCCCATCCGATGACCATGTTCTCCACGGCCGTGCTGGCCATGCAGCGTGACTCGATCTTCGCCAAAAACTACCGCGAAGGCAAGTTCAACAAGATGACCTGCTGGGAGGACATGTACGAGGACGCCACCAACCTGATGGCGAAACTCGCTCCGATCGCCGCTTACATCTATCGCATGAAGTACAAGGGCGACACCCATATCGATGCCGACCCGAACCTCGACATGGGCGGCAACTTCGCCCGCATGATGGGTGTTGATGCTCCGTACGATGATGTTGCGCGGATGTACTTCATCCTCCATTCCGACCATGAGTCGGGCAATGTTTCGGCGCACACCACCCATCTGGTCGCTTCGGCTCTCTCCGATGCCTACTACTCCTACAGCGCCGGACTCAACGGCCTGGCCGGCCCGCTGCACGGTCTCGCCAACCAGGAAGTCCTCGGCTGGACCCAGGACTTCATGGCCAAGCTCGGCGGCGAAGTGCCGACCAAGGAGCAGCTGGAAAAAGCCCTCTGGGACACTCTCAACAGCGGTCAGGTCATCCCCGGCTACGGTCATGCCGTGCTGCGCAAGACCGATCCGCGCTACAGCTCGCAGCGTGAGTTCTGCCTCAAGACCGAAGGTCTCAAGGACTACCCGCTGTTCAAGCTGGTCAGCATGATCTACGAAGTGGCTCCGGGTGTTCTGCAGGAGCACGGCAAGGCCAAGAACCCCTGGCCGAACGTCGATGCCCAGTCCGGCGTCATCCAGTGGTACTACGGTGTCACCGAGTACGACTTCTACACTGTCCTGTTCGGTGTCGGTCGTGCCATCGGCTGCCTCGCCAACATCACCTGGGACCGCGCTCTCGGTTACGCCATCGAGCGTCCGAAGTCGGTTACCACGGCGATGCTGGAAGACGCTGCAGGCATCAAGTAA
- the dusB gene encoding tRNA dihydrouridine synthase DusB codes for MQYKNFNIASLKLANPVLLAPMAGISNLPYRRIMKEFGAALVFSEMVSANGLIRDGRRTLELVRSCAAEKPLGIQLFGSEPGVLAASVRHLEGAGDLIDLNLGCPVNKVVRSGAGSALLRDPNLVAKLIGALRKATDKPLTVKIRSGWDRRSINYLDIGRIAEDCGADAVTLHPRTRAEGFSGSADWEQIGRLKQALGIPVIGSGDIFNADDALRMLQTTGCDGIMIGRGGYGNPWLIRNILDRLAGQPERPPSATEKLRVAERHLRFMEEDIGAGKTLFEMRKHLCWYSRGMADAAHFRQVVNHATSLEQMRSLMRNFFARNENQDAGHHPAT; via the coding sequence GTGCAATATAAAAATTTCAACATAGCGTCCCTGAAGCTGGCCAATCCGGTTCTGCTGGCGCCCATGGCCGGCATAAGCAATCTGCCCTATCGCCGCATCATGAAGGAATTCGGCGCGGCCCTGGTTTTCAGCGAGATGGTCAGCGCCAATGGCCTGATCCGCGATGGACGACGGACCCTGGAACTGGTTCGCTCCTGCGCCGCGGAGAAACCCCTGGGCATTCAGCTTTTCGGTTCCGAACCGGGCGTCCTCGCCGCAAGCGTCCGCCACCTGGAAGGCGCCGGCGACCTGATCGACCTCAACCTCGGATGCCCGGTCAACAAGGTCGTGCGCAGCGGAGCGGGAAGTGCCCTGTTGCGCGATCCCAACCTGGTCGCGAAGCTGATAGGTGCCCTGCGCAAGGCCACCGACAAGCCGCTGACGGTTAAAATACGTTCCGGCTGGGACCGCCGGAGTATCAACTACCTGGACATCGGACGGATTGCCGAGGATTGCGGAGCCGACGCGGTGACCCTGCATCCGCGCACCCGGGCCGAAGGCTTTTCCGGCAGCGCCGACTGGGAGCAGATCGGCCGGTTGAAACAGGCGCTCGGCATCCCGGTGATCGGCAGCGGCGACATTTTCAACGCCGACGACGCCCTGCGCATGCTGCAAACCACCGGCTGCGACGGCATCATGATCGGCCGCGGCGGGTACGGCAATCCCTGGCTGATCCGCAACATCCTGGACCGCCTGGCCGGACAGCCCGAACGCCCTCCGTCCGCCACCGAAAAGCTCCGGGTGGCGGAACGGCATCTCCGCTTCATGGAAGAGGATATCGGTGCCGGAAAAACGTTGTTTGAAATGCGCAAGCATCTCTGCTGGTACTCCAGAGGCATGGCCGACGCCGCCCATTTTCGCCAGGTTGTCAACCATGCCACATCACTGGAGCAGATGCGCAGCCTGATGCGAAACTTTTTCGCCCGGAATGAGAACCAGGATGCAGGACATCATCCCGCCACGTGA
- a CDS encoding two-component system sensor histidine kinase NtrB yields MQDIIPPREAQLYRQILENVDRAVIAVDRGGLITLFNPTAQSYTGLSEKQARGRSFRKLFAGQPRLLELVDETERKGRAISDPENVHLLRPMADPLPVSVSACPLLDAAGAQEGVVLLIHDLTRIRELEDAVHRADRLSMLGTLAAGLAHEIKNPLGGIKGAAQLLAMELDDNNLVAEYTQVMVREADRVNGIIEELMDLANPRPAEWSEVDLTRILNDIVLFQKEAYRGQDIEFSLALDPSIPPLSGDENLLTRLFLNLIKNAAEAVTREGRIEIRSRISGDVHLTRPGTRPVPFVEVDIIDNGCGIQREHLEQVFTPFFTSKTTGSGLGLSICQKIVTEHQGFMKVSSTPGEGTRIRVALPFIRRRS; encoded by the coding sequence ATGCAGGACATCATCCCGCCACGTGAAGCCCAGCTCTATCGCCAGATTCTGGAGAATGTCGACCGGGCGGTCATCGCCGTCGACCGCGGAGGACTGATCACGCTCTTCAATCCGACTGCCCAGTCCTATACCGGCCTTTCCGAGAAACAGGCCCGCGGCCGCTCCTTCAGGAAACTGTTCGCCGGCCAGCCGCGGCTGCTGGAACTGGTCGATGAAACCGAACGGAAAGGACGGGCCATCTCCGACCCGGAGAATGTCCACCTGCTGCGACCGATGGCAGACCCGCTGCCGGTGAGCGTGTCGGCCTGCCCGCTGCTCGACGCCGCCGGTGCCCAGGAGGGAGTGGTGCTGCTGATCCACGACCTGACCCGCATCCGTGAACTCGAGGATGCCGTCCATCGCGCCGACCGCCTGAGCATGCTCGGCACCCTGGCCGCCGGTCTGGCCCACGAGATCAAGAACCCTCTGGGCGGCATCAAGGGGGCGGCGCAGTTGCTGGCCATGGAACTTGATGACAACAACCTGGTTGCCGAATACACCCAGGTGATGGTTCGCGAAGCCGACCGTGTCAACGGCATCATTGAGGAATTGATGGACCTGGCCAACCCGCGGCCGGCGGAATGGTCAGAGGTCGACCTGACGAGAATTCTGAACGATATCGTCCTGTTTCAGAAGGAGGCCTATCGCGGGCAGGATATCGAGTTCAGCCTGGCCCTCGATCCCAGCATTCCCCCGCTCAGCGGCGACGAGAATCTGCTGACCAGGCTGTTTCTCAACCTGATCAAGAATGCCGCCGAAGCCGTGACGCGAGAGGGGCGGATCGAAATCCGATCACGCATCAGTGGTGATGTCCACCTGACCCGACCCGGCACCCGTCCGGTCCCCTTCGTCGAGGTGGACATTATCGACAATGGCTGCGGCATACAACGTGAACATCTGGAACAGGTTTTCACGCCTTTCTTTACCAGCAAAACAACCGGCAGCGGGCTCGGGCTGTCGATCTGTCAAAAAATTGTGACCGAGCATCAGGGATTCATGAAGGTCAGCAGCACTCCCGGTGAGGGAACCCGGATACGAGTGGCCCTGCCCTTTATCCGCAGGCGCAGCTGA
- the ntrC gene encoding nitrogen regulation protein NR(I) yields the protein MSIRRILVADDEDSIRWVLSKALGKQGHKVDLAADGDEALQLFRRNQYDLAILDIKMPKPTGLELLDLFQQERPEMLVIIMTAESSMKNAVEAMKRGAYDYLTKPFDLDELDAIILKAGKATAISDQVTLLKDELKEHYQFERNIIGNSQPMQEVYKQLGRIAPSDITVLITGESGTGKELVARAIHFNSPRLGKPFLAINCAAIPRDLLESELFGHEKGAFTGATERKAGKFEQADGGTLFLDEIGDMSLDLQAKLLRVLQEKELTRTGGSQTLQVNVRIVAATNQDLKRKVADKEFREDLFYRLNVMPLELPPLRERREDIPLLARYFLQKARDDLHVSTRGISDEALNLLQKHAWPGNVRELENTIQRAALLSPDQFLTPADFVSLGNEISRQENDNSLEALVHNKLSASLAQMDVNELDNLYEMVLHQMERPLIQIVLGKTRGNQVRTAEILGINRNTLRKKIKTLGINISRD from the coding sequence ATGTCCATCCGTAGAATTCTGGTCGCCGACGACGAAGACTCTATCCGCTGGGTGCTGTCGAAAGCACTTGGGAAACAAGGGCACAAAGTTGACCTTGCCGCCGATGGGGATGAAGCCCTGCAACTGTTTCGTCGCAACCAATATGACCTGGCCATCCTTGACATCAAAATGCCGAAACCGACCGGCCTGGAACTGCTCGATCTGTTTCAGCAGGAGAGACCGGAGATGCTGGTCATCATCATGACCGCCGAATCCTCGATGAAGAATGCCGTCGAGGCGATGAAACGCGGAGCCTACGACTACCTGACCAAACCCTTTGATCTCGATGAGCTGGATGCCATCATCCTCAAGGCCGGCAAGGCAACCGCCATCAGTGACCAGGTCACCCTGCTCAAGGATGAATTGAAAGAGCATTACCAGTTTGAACGCAATATCATCGGCAACAGCCAGCCGATGCAGGAGGTCTACAAGCAACTGGGTCGCATCGCCCCCTCGGATATCACCGTACTGATCACCGGCGAATCAGGAACCGGCAAGGAACTCGTCGCCCGCGCCATCCACTTCAACAGTCCCCGGCTGGGAAAACCTTTTCTTGCCATCAACTGTGCCGCCATCCCCCGGGACCTGCTTGAAAGCGAACTGTTCGGCCACGAAAAAGGGGCCTTTACCGGGGCCACCGAGCGCAAGGCCGGCAAGTTTGAACAAGCTGACGGCGGGACCCTGTTTCTCGACGAAATCGGCGACATGTCCCTCGACCTTCAGGCCAAACTGCTCAGGGTTCTGCAGGAAAAGGAGCTCACCCGCACCGGCGGCAGCCAGACCCTCCAGGTCAATGTGCGCATTGTCGCCGCCACCAACCAGGATCTGAAACGCAAGGTTGCCGACAAGGAATTTCGTGAAGACCTCTTTTACCGCCTCAACGTGATGCCGCTTGAACTTCCACCGTTGCGCGAACGCCGCGAGGACATTCCGTTATTAGCCCGGTATTTCCTGCAGAAAGCCCGGGATGACCTGCACGTCTCCACCCGGGGCATCAGCGACGAAGCCCTGAACCTGTTGCAGAAACACGCCTGGCCGGGCAATGTCCGGGAGTTGGAAAACACCATCCAGCGCGCCGCCCTGCTGTCTCCCGACCAGTTCCTCACCCCCGCCGATTTCGTCAGTCTCGGCAACGAAATCAGCAGGCAGGAGAATGACAATTCACTGGAGGCACTGGTTCACAACAAGCTCAGCGCCTCACTGGCCCAGATGGATGTCAATGAACTGGACAACCTCTACGAAATGGTGCTGCACCAGATGGAACGTCCCCTGATTCAGATTGTGCTTGGGAAAACCCGCGGCAACCAGGTACGCACTGCGGAAATCCTGGGGATCAACCGAAACACTCTGCGCAAAAAGATCAAGACCCTCGGTATCAACATCAGCAGGGATTGA
- a CDS encoding GSU3473 family protein — protein sequence MMIPVVYLDGRHDFVKPAILDQLLEKAAISRFRRAEGWVDVATGPLRGRRRVYSFPERRAALRNTTGLQ from the coding sequence ATGATGATCCCTGTTGTTTATCTCGATGGCCGCCATGATTTTGTCAAACCGGCCATTCTCGACCAACTGTTGGAAAAGGCCGCCATCAGTCGTTTTCGGCGTGCCGAAGGCTGGGTCGATGTCGCGACCGGCCCGTTGCGCGGTCGTCGCCGCGTTTATTCCTTCCCCGAAAGACGGGCCGCTCTCCGCAACACAACCGGACTGCAGTAG